A region from the Rhodamnia argentea isolate NSW1041297 chromosome 7, ASM2092103v1, whole genome shotgun sequence genome encodes:
- the LOC115734675 gene encoding protein NUCLEAR FUSION DEFECTIVE 4-like — MARRVDNKWVSTIASIWIQASCGASYTFGIYSSTLKSSQSYSQSTLDTVSVFKDIGANAGVISGLLYSAVTEKRGRSGRSVLSPGPWLVLLAGAVQFFAGYFLIWASVVGVINRPPVAVMCLFMWMAAHAQTFFNTTDVVSGVHNFSDYSGTIVGIMKGFLGLSGAILIQVYYTMLKDQPSAFILMLAILPTTVSLVLMLLVRIYDTNAMGDKKHLNSFSAVALIIAGYLMILIVLENIFTMPLWSRILTFIVLLFLLFWPLKTVLVAMREEREGSSEPSSSEQSPLLENPPQVVPEKVSKDMNLIQAMRTGDFWLLFIAMVCGLGSGLATINNISQIGESLGYSTVEINTLVSLLSIWNFLGRFGAGYVSDVLLYKRGFTRPFLMAFTLLVMTAGHIIIASGFSGNLYVGSVLVGVCYGCQWSLMPTITSEIFGIGHMGTIFNTIAIGSPVGSYILSVRVIGYIYDEEATGEDNSCYGTRCFMLSFFILASVAFFGFLVDLVLFFRTRSFYKLVLHRRSQHSQLTAADE; from the exons ATGGCGAGGAGGGTGGACAACAAGTGGGTGTCGACCATCGCGAGCATATGGATCCAGGCCAGCTGCGGCGCCTCCTACACCTTCGGCATCTACTCCTCCACCCTCAAGTCCTCCCAGTCCTACTCCCAATCCACCCTCGACACCGTCTCCGTCTTCAAGGACATCGGCGCTAACGCCGGCGTCATCTCCGGCCTCCTCTACTCCGCCGTCACCGAGAAGCGCGGCCGCTCCGGGCGGTCGGTGCTCTCTCCCGGGCCGTGGCTCGTCCTCCTCGCCGGGGCCGTGCAGTTCTTCGCCGGGTACTTCTTGATTTGGGCCTCCGTCGTCGGAGTGATAAACCGGCCGCCGGTCGCGGTGATGTGCCTGTTCATGTGGATGGCGGCTCACGCGCAGACTTTCTTTAACACCACCGATGTGGTCAGTGGCGTGCACAACTTCTCCGATTACAGTGGGACAATCGTCGGCATCATGAAG GGCTTTCTTGGTCTAAGTGGAGCTATACTGATCCAAGTGTACTACACAATGCTTAAGGACCAGCCGAGTGCCTTCATTCTGATGCTAGCAATTTTGCCGACAACCGTGTCGCTCGTGCTCATGCTTTTGGTACGAATCTACGACACGAACGCGATGGGAGACAAGAAGCATTTGAATAGCTTCTCTGCAGTGGCTTTGATCATTGCCGGTTATCTCATGATCTTAATAGTACTGGAGAACATATTTACCATGCCATTATGGTCACGTATCCTGACGTTCATAGTTCTGCTATTTCTGCTTTTTTGGCCTCTCAAAACGGTACTCGTGGCAATGAGGGAGGAAAGGGAGGGATCGTCAGAGCCATCATCTTCTGAGCAGAGTCCATTGTTGGAAAATCCGCCGCAAGTAGTGCCCGAGAAAGTTTCTAAAGACATGAATCTTATCCAGGCGATGCGTACTGGGGACTTCTGGCTGTTGTTCATAGCCATGGTGTGCGGGCTTGGCTCTGGATTAGCCACCATAAACAACATCAGCCAAATCGGAGAATCCCTTGGATACTCCACCGTCGAGATCAATACTTTGGTCTCTCTACTGAGCATATGGAACTTTCTAGGTCGCTTCGGAGCCGGATATGTTTCCGATGTCTTGCTCTACAAGAGAGGTTTCACGAGGCCATTCTTGATGGCTTTTACCCTGCTCGTCATGACAGCCGGTCACATAATCATTGCTTCCGGCTTCTCTGGAAATCTTTACGTGGGCTCAGTCCTTGTGGGCGTCTGCTACGGTTGCCAGTGGTCGTTGATGCCCACGATCACCTCGGAGATATTCGGCATCGGACACATGGGCACCATATTCAACACCATAGCCATAGGTAGCCCTGTCGGATCATACATCCTGTCGGTGAGAGTGATTGGGTATATCTACGACGAGGAAGCGACGGGGGAGGACAACTCCTGTTACGGCACTCGTTGCTTCATGCTGTCGTTCTTCATACTGGCGTCCGTGGCCTTCTTCGGTTTCCTGGTCGATCTGGTGTTGTTCTTCCGCACGAGGAGTTTCTACAAGCTGGTTCTTCACAGGAGATCGCAGCACTCGCAGCTCACAGCAGCTGATGAGTGA
- the LOC115734674 gene encoding protein NUCLEAR FUSION DEFECTIVE 4-like → METRQRHEKKKLSNKWASTVASILIQSTSGNLYTFSVYSPALKSTQGYSQSTLDTISVFKDFGANCGVLSGLLYSYANDPRRRGGPWVVHLAGAAQNLLGYSLMWACVAGILPRPPVAAVCLFMLVAAHAQSFFNTANVVTAVRNFPDYSGTAVGIMKGFIGLSGAILIQIYQTVFNKNPAAFLLMLALLPTINALLLMWFVRIYNASAAEEKKRLNALSLVALVIAAYLMVVIILENIFKWTFLLHLSALVLLLLLLFSPVYVAARALQGEFRNAEQTQSTEGVDQNSDLDRLECYEKTYYGEEDPTGSDYQILPGDINEEISKHEDNDQQLERDLHLSQAMCTVDFWILFLAMACGMGSGLATVNNIGQIGGSLGYTSEEVNSMISLWSIWNFLGRFGAGFVSDFFLHTKGSGRPLFMAITLAALSVGHAVIGSGLPGALYVGSVLVGVCYGSQWSLMPTIASEIFGVNHMGTIFNTITMANPVGSYILSIRVIGYIYDKEASGKGHKCEGTKCFMLSFFIMAGATLLGSLAALLLFFRTRYFYSQVILRRIQHSSRL, encoded by the exons ATGGAGACCCGCCAACGGCacgagaagaagaagctgagcaACAAGTGGGCGTCGACCGTGGCGAGCATCCTGATCCAGAGCACCAGCGGTAACCTTTACACCTTCTCCGTCTACTCCCCCGCCCTCAAGTCCACCCAGGGCTACTCTCAGTCCACCCTCGACACCATCTCCGTCTTCAAGGACTTCGGCGCCAACTGCGGCGTCCTCTCCGGCCTCCTCTACTCCTACGCCAACGATCCCCGCCGCCGTGGCGGGCCGTGGGTGGTCCACCTCGCCGGGGCGGCCCAGAACCTGCTGGGCTACTCCTTGATGTGGGCATGCGTCGCCGGGATCTTGCCCCGGCCTCCCGTGGCGGCAGTGTGCCTGTTCATGCTGGTTGCGGCGCATGCGCAGAGCTTCTTCAACACCGCCAATGTCGTCACGGCAGTCCGGAACTTCCCTGATTATAGCGGCACTGCTGTTGGGATCATGAAG gGTTTTATCGGTTTAAGTGGAGCTATACTGATCCAAATATATCAGACAGTATTCAACAAGAACCCTGCTGCGTTTCTCCTGATGCTTGCCCTATTACCCACGATTAATGCTCTGCTCCTCATGTGGTTTGTAAGAATATACAATGCGAGCGCAGCGGAAGAGAAGAAACGCCTGAATGCTTTGTCCTTGGTTGCTCTCGTCATTGCAGCTTATCTCATGGTCGTTATAATATTGGAAAACATCTTCAAGTGGACGTTCTTGTTGCATCTTTCGGCGTTAGTTTTGCTGCTTCTGTTGCTCTTTTCGCCTGTTTATGTTGCTGCAAGAGCCCTGCAAGGAGAATTCAGGAATGCTGAACAGACGCAATCGACTGAAGGCGTGGATCAGAATAGCGATCTCGACCGGCTAGAGTGCTACGAGAAGACATACTATGGAGAAGAAGATCCGACTGGTTCTGATTATCAGATTTTGCCTGGTGACATTAATGAAGAAATCAGTAAACATGAAGACAACGACCAGCAGCTCGAACGAGACCTACATTTGTCGCAAGCTATGTGCACTGTGGACTTCTGGatattatttcttgccatggcATGTGGCATGGGCTCGGGACTAGCCACGGTTAACAACATTGGCCAGATAGGAGGATCTCTGGGTTACACCAGCGAAGAAGTGAACAGTATGATCTCCTTGTGGAGCATATGGAACTTCCTTGGTCGTTTCGGGGCCGGATTTGTATCAGACTTCTTCTTACACACCAAAGGGTCGGGTCGGCCATTGTTCATGGCCATAACTCTAGCTGCTCTCAGCGTTGGTCATGCAGTCATTGGTTCTGGCCTGCCTGGTGCTTTGTATGTGGGTTCGGTTTTGGTGGGCGTGTGCTACGGCTCACAGTGGTCGCTGATGCCAACAATCGCATCCGAGATATTCGGCGTGAATCATATGGGCACCATATTCAATACCATCACCATGGCGAACCCTGTTGGATCGTATATCTTGTCCATTAGAGTGATTGGGTATATCTACGACAAAGAAGCATCAGGGAAAGGGCACAAATGTGAAGGAACAAAATGCTTCATGTTGTCTTTCTTCATTATGGCAGGCGCTACTCTTTTGGGTTCTCTTGCAGCATTGCTATTATTCTTCAGGACGAGATACTTTTACAGTCAGGTTATACTCCGACGCATACAGCATTCCTCGAGGTTGTAA
- the LOC115734672 gene encoding AAA-ATPase At3g28580-like isoform X3: MTTAPMPNLTLENENENENQTDPQDPSSLGRSSWHRGRLPRPTTTTMRMLMAMMMPPMMMEMWATMGSALASFMFIWAMIRQYCPYELRRYFEKYTGRLTSCFYPYIKISIHEYSSDRLRRSEAYAAVEAYLSKNTSKSAKRLKAEMGKDSNNLVLTMEESERVTDKYMGIKVWWASSKMTSPPPPRSMTYYPEQEKRFYRLTFHKKHREVIAESYLKHVIKEGKEIRSRNRQRKLFTNSPGFKWLSMKSTMWSHIAFEHPATFDTMAMEPEKKREIMEDLVTFSKSKDFYARIGKAWKRGYLLYGPPGTGKSTMIAAMANFLHYDVYDLELTAVKDNTDLRKLLIETTSKSIIVIEDIDCSLDLTGQRKKKGEKLPLEDESMDKLNKDIPRRDPYEDTTSKVTLSGLLNFIDGLWSACGGERLIVFTTNYVEKLDPALIRRGRMDKHIELSYCCFEGFKVLAKNYLSLETHPMFDMVRRLMSEVNVTPADVAENLMPKSPTDDAEICLSRLIQALEEAKEAATAAAAAAKRSNESRDEAAKEGVKRAAESKDGAAEEDAVRTKD, encoded by the exons ATGACCACTGCTCCCATGCCCAACCTCACCCTAGAGAACGAGAACGAGAACGAGAACCAGACCGACCCACAAGACCCATCGTCTCTCGGAAGGAGCAGCTGGCACAGAGGGAGGCTACCGAggccgacgacgacgaccatGAGGATGTTGATGGCGATGATGATGCCGCCGATGATGATGGAAATGTGGGCGACCATGGGCTCGGCCCTCGCCAGCTTCATGTTCATCTGGGCCATGATCCGGCAGTACTGCCCCTACGAGCTCCGCCGCTACTTCGAGAAGTACACCGGCCGGCTCACCTCCTGCTTCTACCCGTACATCAAGATCTCCATCCACGAGTACAGCAGCGACCGGCTCCGGCGGAGCGAGGCCTACGCCGCCGTGGAGGCCTACCTGAGCAAGAACACCTCCAAGAGCGCCAAGCGGCTCAAGGCCGAGATGGGCAAGGACAGCAACAACCTGGTCCTGACCATGGAGGAGTCCGAGAGGGTCACCGACAAGTACATGGGGATCAAGGTCTGGTGGGCCTCCAGCAAGATgacgtcgccgccgccgccgcggtcCATGACTTACTATCCGGAGCAGGAGAAGAGGTTTTACCGGCTGACATTCCATAAGAAGCATAGGGAGGTCATCGCCGAGTCCTACCTGAAGCATGTGATCAAAGAAGGGAAGGAGATAAGATCAAGAAACAGGCAGAGGAAGCTGTTCACGAACTCGCCGGGTTTCAAATGGCTGTCCATGAAGTCCACAATGTGGAGCCACATCGCTTTCGAGCACCCGGCCACGTTCGACACCATGGCCATGGAGCccgagaagaagagggagatcaTGGAGGACTTGGTGACTTTCAGCAAAAGCAAGGATTTTTATGCCAGGATTGGGAAGGCTTGGAAGAGGGGTTACCTCCTCTATGGACCTCCCGGCACGGGCAAGTCCACCATGATCGCCGCCATGGCCAATTTCCTCCACTACGACGTGTACGACCTCGAGCTCACGGCGGTCAAGGACAACACCGACCTCCGGAAGCTGTTGATCGAGACGACAAGCAAATCGATCATCGTGATCGAGGACATCGACTGCTCTCTGGACCTCACggggcagaggaagaagaagggtgAGAAGCTGCCGTTGGAGGACGAGAGCATGGACAAGCTCAACAAGGATATTCCCAGGAGAGACCCGTATGAAGATACCACCAGTAAGGTCACTCTTTCAGGGCTCTTGAACTTCATTGATGGGTTGTGGTCTGCTTGTGGAGGAGAGAGGCTCATTGTCTTCACCACCAATTATGTGGAGAAGTTGGATCCTGCGCTCATAAGGAGGGGTAGGATGGACAAGCACATCGAGCTTTCGTATTGCTGCTTCGAGGGGTTCAAAGTGCTGGCTAAGAATTACCTCAGTCTCGAAACGCATCCGATGTTCGACATGGTCCGCCGCTTGATGAGCGAAGTGAACGTCACTCCTGCTGATGTTGCTGAGAACCTCATGCCCAAATCCCCAACTGATGATGCCGAGATATGTCTTTCGAGGTTGATTCAGGCCCTCGAGGAAGCAAAGGAagc AGccactgccgccgccgccgccgcaaaGAGAAGCAACGAATCCAGAGACGAGGCTGCCAAGGAAGGCGTGAAAAGAGCTGCTGAATCAAAAGATGGGGCTGCCGAGGAAGACGCTGTTCGGACCAAAGACTGA
- the LOC115734672 gene encoding AAA-ATPase At3g28580-like isoform X1 yields MTTAPMPNLTLENENENENQTDPQDPSSLGRSSWHRGRLPRPTTTTMRMLMAMMMPPMMMEMWATMGSALASFMFIWAMIRQYCPYELRRYFEKYTGRLTSCFYPYIKISIHEYSSDRLRRSEAYAAVEAYLSKNTSKSAKRLKAEMGKDSNNLVLTMEESERVTDKYMGIKVWWASSKMTSPPPPRSMTYYPEQEKRFYRLTFHKKHREVIAESYLKHVIKEGKEIRSRNRQRKLFTNSPGFKWLSMKSTMWSHIAFEHPATFDTMAMEPEKKREIMEDLVTFSKSKDFYARIGKAWKRGYLLYGPPGTGKSTMIAAMANFLHYDVYDLELTAVKDNTDLRKLLIETTSKSIIVIEDIDCSLDLTGQRKKKGEKLPLEDESMDKLNKDIPRRDPYEDTTSKVTLSGLLNFIDGLWSACGGERLIVFTTNYVEKLDPALIRRGRMDKHIELSYCCFEGFKVLAKNYLSLETHPMFDMVRRLMSEVNVTPADVAENLMPKSPTDDAEICLSRLIQALEEAKEAAAAAAAAAAKRSNESRDEAAKEGVKRAAESKDGAAEEDAVRTKD; encoded by the exons ATGACCACTGCTCCCATGCCCAACCTCACCCTAGAGAACGAGAACGAGAACGAGAACCAGACCGACCCACAAGACCCATCGTCTCTCGGAAGGAGCAGCTGGCACAGAGGGAGGCTACCGAggccgacgacgacgaccatGAGGATGTTGATGGCGATGATGATGCCGCCGATGATGATGGAAATGTGGGCGACCATGGGCTCGGCCCTCGCCAGCTTCATGTTCATCTGGGCCATGATCCGGCAGTACTGCCCCTACGAGCTCCGCCGCTACTTCGAGAAGTACACCGGCCGGCTCACCTCCTGCTTCTACCCGTACATCAAGATCTCCATCCACGAGTACAGCAGCGACCGGCTCCGGCGGAGCGAGGCCTACGCCGCCGTGGAGGCCTACCTGAGCAAGAACACCTCCAAGAGCGCCAAGCGGCTCAAGGCCGAGATGGGCAAGGACAGCAACAACCTGGTCCTGACCATGGAGGAGTCCGAGAGGGTCACCGACAAGTACATGGGGATCAAGGTCTGGTGGGCCTCCAGCAAGATgacgtcgccgccgccgccgcggtcCATGACTTACTATCCGGAGCAGGAGAAGAGGTTTTACCGGCTGACATTCCATAAGAAGCATAGGGAGGTCATCGCCGAGTCCTACCTGAAGCATGTGATCAAAGAAGGGAAGGAGATAAGATCAAGAAACAGGCAGAGGAAGCTGTTCACGAACTCGCCGGGTTTCAAATGGCTGTCCATGAAGTCCACAATGTGGAGCCACATCGCTTTCGAGCACCCGGCCACGTTCGACACCATGGCCATGGAGCccgagaagaagagggagatcaTGGAGGACTTGGTGACTTTCAGCAAAAGCAAGGATTTTTATGCCAGGATTGGGAAGGCTTGGAAGAGGGGTTACCTCCTCTATGGACCTCCCGGCACGGGCAAGTCCACCATGATCGCCGCCATGGCCAATTTCCTCCACTACGACGTGTACGACCTCGAGCTCACGGCGGTCAAGGACAACACCGACCTCCGGAAGCTGTTGATCGAGACGACAAGCAAATCGATCATCGTGATCGAGGACATCGACTGCTCTCTGGACCTCACggggcagaggaagaagaagggtgAGAAGCTGCCGTTGGAGGACGAGAGCATGGACAAGCTCAACAAGGATATTCCCAGGAGAGACCCGTATGAAGATACCACCAGTAAGGTCACTCTTTCAGGGCTCTTGAACTTCATTGATGGGTTGTGGTCTGCTTGTGGAGGAGAGAGGCTCATTGTCTTCACCACCAATTATGTGGAGAAGTTGGATCCTGCGCTCATAAGGAGGGGTAGGATGGACAAGCACATCGAGCTTTCGTATTGCTGCTTCGAGGGGTTCAAAGTGCTGGCTAAGAATTACCTCAGTCTCGAAACGCATCCGATGTTCGACATGGTCCGCCGCTTGATGAGCGAAGTGAACGTCACTCCTGCTGATGTTGCTGAGAACCTCATGCCCAAATCCCCAACTGATGATGCCGAGATATGTCTTTCGAGGTTGATTCAGGCCCTCGAGGAAGCAAAGGAagctgctgccgccgccgc cgccgccgccgcaaaGAGAAGCAACGAATCCAGAGACGAGGCTGCCAAGGAAGGCGTGAAAAGAGCTGCTGAATCAAAAGATGGGGCTGCCGAGGAAGACGCTGTTCGGACCAAAGACTGA
- the LOC115734672 gene encoding AAA-ATPase At3g28580-like isoform X2, whose translation MTTAPMPNLTLENENENENQTDPQDPSSLGRSSWHRGRLPRPTTTTMRMLMAMMMPPMMMEMWATMGSALASFMFIWAMIRQYCPYELRRYFEKYTGRLTSCFYPYIKISIHEYSSDRLRRSEAYAAVEAYLSKNTSKSAKRLKAEMGKDSNNLVLTMEESERVTDKYMGIKVWWASSKMTSPPPPRSMTYYPEQEKRFYRLTFHKKHREVIAESYLKHVIKEGKEIRSRNRQRKLFTNSPGFKWLSMKSTMWSHIAFEHPATFDTMAMEPEKKREIMEDLVTFSKSKDFYARIGKAWKRGYLLYGPPGTGKSTMIAAMANFLHYDVYDLELTAVKDNTDLRKLLIETTSKSIIVIEDIDCSLDLTGQRKKKGEKLPLEDESMDKLNKDIPRRDPYEDTTSKVTLSGLLNFIDGLWSACGGERLIVFTTNYVEKLDPALIRRGRMDKHIELSYCCFEGFKVLAKNYLSLETHPMFDMVRRLMSEVNVTPADVAENLMPKSPTDDAEICLSRLIQALEEAKEAAAAAAAAAAKRSNESRDEAAKEGVKRAAESKDGAAEEDAVRTKD comes from the exons ATGACCACTGCTCCCATGCCCAACCTCACCCTAGAGAACGAGAACGAGAACGAGAACCAGACCGACCCACAAGACCCATCGTCTCTCGGAAGGAGCAGCTGGCACAGAGGGAGGCTACCGAggccgacgacgacgaccatGAGGATGTTGATGGCGATGATGATGCCGCCGATGATGATGGAAATGTGGGCGACCATGGGCTCGGCCCTCGCCAGCTTCATGTTCATCTGGGCCATGATCCGGCAGTACTGCCCCTACGAGCTCCGCCGCTACTTCGAGAAGTACACCGGCCGGCTCACCTCCTGCTTCTACCCGTACATCAAGATCTCCATCCACGAGTACAGCAGCGACCGGCTCCGGCGGAGCGAGGCCTACGCCGCCGTGGAGGCCTACCTGAGCAAGAACACCTCCAAGAGCGCCAAGCGGCTCAAGGCCGAGATGGGCAAGGACAGCAACAACCTGGTCCTGACCATGGAGGAGTCCGAGAGGGTCACCGACAAGTACATGGGGATCAAGGTCTGGTGGGCCTCCAGCAAGATgacgtcgccgccgccgccgcggtcCATGACTTACTATCCGGAGCAGGAGAAGAGGTTTTACCGGCTGACATTCCATAAGAAGCATAGGGAGGTCATCGCCGAGTCCTACCTGAAGCATGTGATCAAAGAAGGGAAGGAGATAAGATCAAGAAACAGGCAGAGGAAGCTGTTCACGAACTCGCCGGGTTTCAAATGGCTGTCCATGAAGTCCACAATGTGGAGCCACATCGCTTTCGAGCACCCGGCCACGTTCGACACCATGGCCATGGAGCccgagaagaagagggagatcaTGGAGGACTTGGTGACTTTCAGCAAAAGCAAGGATTTTTATGCCAGGATTGGGAAGGCTTGGAAGAGGGGTTACCTCCTCTATGGACCTCCCGGCACGGGCAAGTCCACCATGATCGCCGCCATGGCCAATTTCCTCCACTACGACGTGTACGACCTCGAGCTCACGGCGGTCAAGGACAACACCGACCTCCGGAAGCTGTTGATCGAGACGACAAGCAAATCGATCATCGTGATCGAGGACATCGACTGCTCTCTGGACCTCACggggcagaggaagaagaagggtgAGAAGCTGCCGTTGGAGGACGAGAGCATGGACAAGCTCAACAAGGATATTCCCAGGAGAGACCCGTATGAAGATACCACCAGTAAGGTCACTCTTTCAGGGCTCTTGAACTTCATTGATGGGTTGTGGTCTGCTTGTGGAGGAGAGAGGCTCATTGTCTTCACCACCAATTATGTGGAGAAGTTGGATCCTGCGCTCATAAGGAGGGGTAGGATGGACAAGCACATCGAGCTTTCGTATTGCTGCTTCGAGGGGTTCAAAGTGCTGGCTAAGAATTACCTCAGTCTCGAAACGCATCCGATGTTCGACATGGTCCGCCGCTTGATGAGCGAAGTGAACGTCACTCCTGCTGATGTTGCTGAGAACCTCATGCCCAAATCCCCAACTGATGATGCCGAGATATGTCTTTCGAGGTTGATTCAGGCCCTCGAGGAAGCAAAGGAagctgctgccgcc gccgccgccgccgccgcaaaGAGAAGCAACGAATCCAGAGACGAGGCTGCCAAGGAAGGCGTGAAAAGAGCTGCTGAATCAAAAGATGGGGCTGCCGAGGAAGACGCTGTTCGGACCAAAGACTGA
- the LOC115734717 gene encoding hydroxyproline O-galactosyltransferase GALT6-like — MKKAKSDKLDMVLALTRQRSLQVLICVGLLYIVLVTVEIPFVFISGFNSLSQETLSRPQAQLQTGRDLQEKYAPTRPHITVSQDSDELAPSRLAEPRNIVSGLNFEKTWKTGVTGGFSELDKSAKVAWDVGRKFWDELQSGKVNIIIQKPQDGSESCPHSVSLSGSDFLNRKRLMVLPCGLTLGSHITVVGKPRSAHAENDPKIALLKEGDEPVMVSQFHMELQGLRIVEGEDPPRILHLNPRLKGDWSGKPVIEQNTCYRMQWGTAQRCEGWKSKADEETVDGQLKCEKWIRDDDDRSEESKTSWWLNRLIGRTKKVSVDWPYPFAEGKLFVLTLSAGLEGYHLSVDGRHITSFPYRTGFALEDATGLTLNGDIDVHSLFAASLPTLHPNYAPQRHLEMSRKWQAPAFPKTPVEMFVGILSAGNHFAERMAVRKSWMQHKLIKSSNVVARFFVALHPRKEVNAELKKEAEFFGDIVIVPYMDNYDLVVLKTVAICEYGVRKMSAKYVMKCDDDTFVRLDAVMDEVKKVPEGKSLYIGNINYYHKPLRYGKWAVTFEEWPEEEYPPYANGPGYVLSSDIAHFIVSEFERLRLRLFKMEDVSVGMWVEQFNSSRPVEYVHSYKFCQFGCIKDYYTAHYQSPRQMICMWDKLQELGWPLCCNMR; from the exons ATGAAGAAAGCCAAATCGGACAAACTAGACATGGTCTTGGCGCTGACGAGGCAAAGATCCCTCCAAGTCTTGATCTGCGTTGGCCTCCTGTACATAGTTTTAGTAACTGTAGAAATTCCCTTCGTCTTCATATCCGGGTTCAATTCGCTCTCCCAAGAGACCCTCTCTCGCCCCCAGGCCCAACTCCAAACCGGACGCGACTTGCAAGAGAAATACGCCCCGACTCGGCCTCACATCACCGTTTCTCAGGACTCCGACGAGTTGGCCCCGAGTCGGCTCGCCGAGCCCAGGAACATCGTCTCGGGCTTGAACTTCGAGAAGACGTGGAAGACCGGCGTCACCGGCGGGTTCTCGGAGCTCGACAAGTCGGCAAAGGTCGCTTGGGACGTGGGTCGCAAGTTTTGGGATGAATTGCAATCTGGGAAGGTGAATATCATCATCCAAAAGCCCCAGGATGGGTCGGAATCGTGCCCGCATTCGGTGTCTCTATCTGGGTCGGATTTCTTGAACCGGAAGAGGTTGATGGTGTTGCCGTGCGGGCTCACGCTGGGGTCGCACATAACGGTTGTCGGGAAACCTAGGTCGGCGCATGCGGAGAACGATCCGAAGATAGCTCTTTTGAAGGAAGGGGACGAGCCGGTGATGGTCTCGCAGTTTCACATGGAGTTGCAGGGGTTGAGGATTGTGGAGGGCGAGGACCCGCCCCGGATTTTGCATTTGAATCCCAGGTTGAAGGGTGATTGGAGCGGGAAGCCGGTGATCGAGCAGAACACTTGCTATAGGATGCAATGGGGGACGGCGCAGCGGTGCGAAGGGTGGAAATCTAAGGCTGATGAAGAGACTG TTGACGGCCAGCTGAAGTGTGAGAAGTGGATccgtgatgatgatgatcgcTCTGAGGAGTCCAAGACGTCATGGTGGTTGAACCGACTCATAGGACGGACAAAGAAGGTGTCGGTTGATTGGCCATATCCATTTGCTGAAGGCAAGCTCTTTGTTCTAACTCTTAGTGCTGGATTGGAGGGTTATCATCTTAGTGTCGATGGAAGGCACATCACATCCTTTCCTTATCGCACT GGTTTTGCTCTTGAAGATGCGACTGGCCTAACTTTAAATGGTGATATCGATGTGCATTCCCTATTCGCCGCTTCTCTACCAACTTTACATCCTAATTATGCTCCACAGAGACATCTTGAGATGTCAAGAAAATGGCAAGCCCCGGCTTTTCCCAAAACTCCTGTAGAAATGTTCGTCGGCATCCTTTCAGCAGGTAACCATTTCGCAGAGCGAATGGCTGTGAGGAAGTCCTGGATGCAGCATAAGCTTATCAAATCTTCAAATGTGGTAGCTCGCTTTTTTGTAGCATTG CATCCTCGGAAGGAAGTGAATGCGGAATTGAAGAAAGAGGCAGAGTTTTTCGGTGACATTGTTATTGTCCCTTACATGGATAATTATGACCTCGTTGTACTCAAAACAGTGGCCATCTGCGAATATGGG GTTCGCAAAATGTCGGCCAAGTACGTGATGAAATGTGATGACGATACATTTGTGAGGTTGGATGCAGTTATGGATGAAGTCAAGAAGGTACCGGAAGGAAAGAGCTTGTATATTGGGAACATCAACTACTACCATAAGCCCCTTCGATACGGCAAATGGGCAGTCACATTTGAG GAATGGCCTGAGGAAGAGTATCCGCCCTATGCAAACGGACCAGGCTACGTTTTGTCCTCCGACATTGCGCACTTCATTGTGTCCGAGTTTGAGAGGCTTAGATTAAGG CTTTTCAAGATGGAGGACGTGAGCGTGGGGATGTGGGTGGAGCAGTTCAACAGCTCGAGACCCGTCGAGTACGTGCACAGCTACAAGTTCTGCCAATTCGGGTGCATAAAGGATTACTACACTGCGCACTATCAGTCTCCGAGGCAGATGATCTGCATGTGGGACAAGTTGCAAGAACTAGGCTGGCCTTTGTGCTGTAATATGAGATGA